A genomic region of Sneathia sanguinegens contains the following coding sequences:
- a CDS encoding bifunctional ADP-dependent NAD(P)H-hydrate dehydratase/NAD(P)H-hydrate epimerase: MINITNNLESKEIDNILINDYGYTEEILIQMAANNLFNVIDKTKQKYLILVGPGNNGADGLALAILLHSIGKKVYIWCLKNQSIYYTICKNLKLEFIDEIKNIDIVIDALFGIGVQGKISDEYQNIIDIINSNKENGYKIISIDMVSSNLQADLVYMLSSYKEALLYSNLEVKLCKIGVNPSIYSKSSNKFLIDKEDIKKIKKEKNIFSNKSDFGRVKIYAKKGAALLATLASKKCGAGYTYLVSDEMTKNANLIVNPECINLDSNRGIDAIVIGPNNGVEFDYKSIILANLDKNIVIDADALTYLSNNKEVLNILNEKCVLTPHPLEFARLCGGSLDKILDDPFKMLEKFYNKTKFKGTIVYKSKNNIITDGNKFYVVNIGNSKMANAGMGDLLTGMIASYLAQGYECVNACIYATYKQAETAMKLNYKDVINPTDIIKEI; the protein is encoded by the coding sequence AACAAATAATTTAGAATCCAAAGAAATTGATAATATTTTAATTAATGACTATGGTTATACTGAAGAAATATTAATACAGATGGCTGCAAATAATTTATTTAATGTGATTGATAAAACAAAACAAAAATATCTTATTCTTGTTGGTCCAGGTAATAATGGTGCAGATGGATTAGCATTAGCAATATTATTGCATTCTATTGGAAAAAAAGTATATATTTGGTGTTTAAAAAATCAAAGTATTTATTATACTATATGCAAAAATTTAAAGTTAGAATTTATAGATGAAATAAAAAATATAGATATTGTTATAGATGCCTTATTTGGTATAGGAGTGCAAGGTAAAATATCAGATGAATATCAAAATATCATTGATATTATTAATAGCAATAAAGAAAATGGATATAAGATAATATCTATTGATATGGTAAGTTCAAATTTACAAGCTGATTTAGTATATATGCTTTCATCATATAAAGAAGCTTTACTATATTCAAATCTAGAAGTTAAACTGTGTAAAATAGGTGTAAATCCTAGCATTTATTCAAAATCTAGTAATAAATTTTTAATAGATAAAGAAGATATAAAAAAAATAAAAAAAGAAAAAAATATTTTTTCAAATAAAAGTGATTTTGGTAGAGTGAAAATTTACGCAAAAAAAGGAGCAGCTTTATTAGCAACATTAGCTTCAAAAAAATGTGGGGCGGGTTATACTTATCTTGTTAGTGATGAAATGACTAAAAATGCTAATTTAATTGTTAATCCTGAATGCATAAATTTAGATAGTAATAGGGGAATAGATGCTATAGTTATCGGACCTAATAATGGCGTTGAATTCGACTATAAATCAATAATTTTAGCGAATTTAGATAAAAATATAGTTATAGATGCAGATGCACTAACATATTTGTCAAATAATAAAGAAGTATTGAATATTCTTAACGAAAAATGTGTTTTAACACCTCATCCACTTGAATTTGCAAGATTGTGTGGAGGAAGTTTAGATAAAATATTAGATGATCCTTTTAAAATGCTTGAAAAATTTTATAATAAAACAAAATTTAAAGGTACTATAGTATATAAATCAAAAAATAACATAATTACAGATGGTAATAAATTTTATGTAGTAAATATAGGAAATAGTAAAATGGCAAATGCAGGTATGGGAGATTTACTTACAGGAATGATAGCTTCATATCTTGCGCAAGGATATGAGTGTGTAAATGCGTGTATATATGCAACATATAAGCAAGCAGAAACTGCTATGAAATTAAACTATAAGGATGTAATTAACCCAACGGATATAATAAAAGAAATATAA
- a CDS encoding helix-turn-helix domain-containing protein, with protein MSKLSYKKLFKKLIDIEMKNTELMEKAKVSKSTFYKIKNGENVTTDVLLRICDVLECDISEIVECVE; from the coding sequence ATGTCTAAACTAAGCTATAAAAAATTATTTAAGAAATTAATAGATATAGAAATGAAAAACACTGAGCTTATGGAAAAAGCAAAAGTAAGTAAAAGTACATTCTACAAAATAAAAAATGGTGAAAATGTTACTACTGATGTATTGCTAAGGATATGTGATGTGTTGGAATGTGATATTTCGGAAATTGTAGAGTGTGTAGAATGA
- the dcm gene encoding DNA (cytosine-5-)-methyltransferase: MKKLKRHKKVRVFEGFAGYGGASYGLERAGINYEVVGYSEFDKFASELYDANHKDKKGNKIKNWGDITEINPNELPDFDLFTGGFPCQPFSSVGLQHGEKDRYGRGTLMYDIIRICEIKKPEYILLENVKGLATKRFKNTFDTLKLELKNLGYGDLRYAVLNTKDYGVPQNRERLWMFAKMGGLPEDFSMEPPKVENDLRLKDFVDKDPDKFLYLTEKQIKRIKDFYGIESFIVDEVSCFDLYNKKIRDDGISITILAPEHNKMRLVEPCEINGKEVVRKYSVQEQFRLMGFHDGEVDFIDQSYTQLSKRAANGWDVNLVGILLNHIWRQLL, encoded by the coding sequence ATGAAGAAATTAAAACGCCACAAAAAAGTAAGAGTTTTTGAGGGCTTTGCTGGATATGGTGGGGCAAGTTATGGATTAGAGAGAGCGGGAATAAATTATGAAGTAGTTGGATATTCTGAATTTGATAAATTTGCATCCGAACTTTATGATGCAAATCATAAGGACAAAAAAGGTAATAAAATAAAAAATTGGGGTGATATAACGGAAATAAATCCAAATGAATTACCTGACTTCGATTTATTTACTGGGGGATTTCCGTGTCAGCCATTTTCGTCTGTTGGACTGCAGCATGGGGAAAAAGATAGATATGGTAGAGGAACTTTAATGTATGACATAATAAGAATTTGTGAAATAAAAAAACCAGAATATATTCTTTTAGAAAATGTTAAAGGTCTTGCTACTAAAAGATTTAAAAATACTTTTGATACATTGAAACTCGAGCTTAAAAATTTGGGATATGGGGACTTGCGTTACGCTGTATTAAACACAAAAGATTATGGGGTTCCTCAAAACAGGGAACGTTTATGGATGTTTGCAAAAATGGGAGGATTACCAGAAGATTTTTCTATGGAGCCACCTAAAGTAGAGAATGATTTGAGATTAAAAGACTTTGTTGATAAGGATCCAGATAAATTTCTATATTTGACGGAAAAGCAAATTAAAAGAATTAAAGATTTTTATGGAATTGAGTCATTTATTGTAGATGAGGTATCTTGCTTTGATCTTTATAATAAAAAGATTAGAGATGATGGTATAAGCATTACAATTTTAGCACCTGAACATAATAAGATGAGACTTGTTGAACCTTGTGAAATAAATGGTAAAGAAGTGGTTAGAAAATATTCAGTACAGGAACAATTTAGGTTAATGGGATTCCATGATGGAGAAGTTGATTTTATTGATCAATCATATACGCAACTATCTAAACGTGCAGCAAATGGTTGGGATGTAAATCTTGTAGGAATATTATTGAATCATATATGGAGGCAATTATTATGA
- a CDS encoding AAA family ATPase, with the protein MKIDFGTLAFGFHIKSGGGTPNWATSLGQGKEYKINDTPTINEVVKGVLYSSVSLSSVKTKIGKGGRLVQGGDVDSPIIMAGVFSKVYINDIQIVNQKYILLITRDTSKSHAGRLRLKYGPSNTYEEKDIVYTNEMFIKEAQKQLGMSETACWFVYDIEIRNQDELILNAVIVDEKNEIEYENSTEIHKAWSELIPLDYETKDSNLLPNTIDTSYEDMDCIKLNYNIQNIYFGAPGTGKSYGVDKLIRNCYPDIENKNNPFVFKTTIYSDYSYYNFIGDIMPTSKNGEIGYEFKAGIFSQALARAFEYSDKEIFLIVEEMSRGNIASIFGDIFQLLDRDENGVSEYSINNDLIIQYFDEKGINIGKKIYLPRNFHIIGTVNTSDQNVNVIDTAFKRRFEFLYVDVSPISDENGKFMNGYTFTLTDKEFEWNKLYMSLNELITTKLELSEDKQIGQFFIKFKNYSNEEHKFAAIQNKLLHYLWDDVQGAVISDEYTIFNKEYKTFSSLYKDFGNKVNVFSKELLYLYDKQ; encoded by the coding sequence ATGAAAATTGATTTTGGAACTCTAGCATTCGGATTTCATATTAAATCTGGAGGAGGAACACCTAACTGGGCAACATCATTGGGACAAGGTAAAGAATATAAGATAAATGATACTCCAACAATAAATGAAGTTGTAAAAGGTGTATTATATTCATCGGTTTCATTATCTAGTGTTAAAACTAAGATTGGAAAAGGTGGGAGATTAGTACAAGGGGGTGATGTGGACTCTCCAATTATAATGGCAGGCGTGTTTTCTAAAGTTTATATTAATGATATACAAATAGTAAATCAGAAATATATATTATTGATAACTAGAGACACATCTAAATCTCATGCTGGAAGATTAAGGTTGAAATATGGACCAAGCAATACCTACGAAGAAAAGGATATTGTATACACTAACGAAATGTTTATAAAGGAAGCCCAGAAACAACTTGGTATGTCCGAAACTGCGTGTTGGTTCGTATATGATATAGAAATAAGAAATCAAGATGAACTCATATTAAATGCAGTAATTGTTGATGAAAAAAATGAAATAGAATATGAGAATAGCACAGAAATTCACAAGGCGTGGAGTGAATTAATTCCATTAGACTACGAAACCAAGGATAGCAATTTATTACCTAATACTATTGATACTTCTTATGAGGATATGGATTGCATAAAGTTGAATTATAACATTCAAAATATATACTTTGGAGCACCTGGAACAGGAAAAAGTTATGGAGTGGATAAGTTAATAAGAAATTGCTATCCGGACATTGAGAATAAAAATAATCCATTTGTTTTTAAAACAACCATTTATTCAGATTATTCATATTACAATTTCATAGGAGATATTATGCCAACATCAAAAAATGGTGAAATTGGATATGAGTTTAAGGCTGGGATTTTTTCGCAAGCACTTGCTAGGGCATTTGAGTATAGTGATAAAGAAATATTTTTAATTGTTGAAGAAATGTCAAGAGGTAATATTGCAAGTATATTTGGAGATATTTTTCAATTATTAGATAGAGATGAGAACGGAGTCAGTGAATACTCTATTAATAATGACTTAATAATTCAATATTTTGATGAAAAAGGCATTAATATTGGTAAAAAAATATACTTACCAAGGAATTTTCATATTATAGGTACAGTTAATACAAGTGATCAGAACGTAAATGTAATAGATACAGCGTTTAAAAGAAGATTTGAATTTTTATATGTTGATGTAAGCCCTATATCTGATGAAAATGGAAAATTCATGAATGGATATACATTTACTCTTACTGATAAAGAATTTGAATGGAATAAATTATATATGTCATTGAATGAGCTTATAACTACAAAACTAGAACTTAGTGAAGATAAGCAAATCGGACAGTTCTTTATTAAATTCAAAAATTATAGTAATGAGGAACACAAATTTGCTGCAATACAAAATAAACTATTGCATTATTTATGGGATGATG